The genomic interval AACCTCCAGCCTGACCTAACTGATTACTATCCCAGACAGCACAAGCTGAGGGGCATATCTCAACAGGGCAGGAAACAGTGTGACGGACCTTGTCGGCTGAGCTGCTGTGATACAGATGCTCTGAGTTCTGGCCCTGAACCCTCTACCTAGACACACTCTAGCCCAACCCTTCCCCAGCACCACCCTGCCCAACATGGACTGAATACTGTGCTGGTTCAGTGTTCTTTATTTCCTTAGTAAAGTAACCGAGGGAATCTTGGGGAGCGTAAGGGAAGGACCTTGTCCCATCATGGCAAACCTGGGAGGAAGGGACAAAGATAAGATCTGAGGGAGAGCCCTGGGGTAGCTCTGAACACTCTTCAGCGGAAACAAAAGGCCTCCTGACTCCCATCCCTCAAGCCTTACTTAACCCAGGGCTTGGGAAGGGAATGGGTGCAGGAGGTCGTCCTGGCCTCTTACCCCTCAGACTCAGCTGGAAGCTGGGTAGCGGCTGCTATGAGGCGTGTCTCGATAGAAGGGGTCAACTGAAGTCAAGGTTctgcaggaagaaagaaaactgataGAAGGAGGGGTGACCAGGCCTGGGCCTCTTTCCTCTACCTCCCTCCCCCAGATCTCAAGAGCTAGCCAGGCCCACACAAGGACAGCCAAGCCACAGACATTCTCTGTCTGCCAACTGGAGCCTTTACTGTCCAAGTGGAGGTTTTGAAGAACTGAGCAGGAGTCGCAAGAAGGATGGGCCCACAGCTCATTCATCTTTAAATCCATTCCCCACAGTCCCTGTCACCATGGTGGAGGTAAGGCATGCAGTGAAAGGATAAGGCTGAGGGAATGAATCTGGCCAGGTAGGAGGGCTATAAAGTGAGGGAGGAGTGGCAGGGGCAGAGCTGAGGGGGCATGCTACCTTCCCACATGGGGATGCAGGTGCCTCAGGGTCTCCGCGGGATTTGGGGTGGAGTCCATGTGAGTAACCGGTTCACTGAGGGCATAGGCTCCTGCTTTCTGGGGCTGGATGCCACCTCGAGTCCAGCCTTCTCGATCCAGTCCCTTGGGGATGTTCTCAAAGTACCTAGTATGGTACAAAGGCCCTTAGCTACAGCTCATCCCTTTCTGAGGCTCATCCCTCCCTTGGCTACCAATAATCTTGGGCCTCGGAGCTCTTCAGTCTCCTCACCTCTGCCcatgtgtctcctctgtctgtcacACCTGAGCCCCTGTCCACCTAGGACACTCACTCAGGAAGCCTGTCCCTGTTCCTGGAGCTGAGTGCCTCTACCCAACTCCAAAGCTGAGATGGTATGGCGAGCAAAAGACAGGGTCTGTGGTGTTCCCACCTGTGGCCCTGCCAGCACCCAGATAAGAGCCCTGCTCTATCAGTCTCCTCTAAGCCTCTGATTTCCCTTCCATCCACTTAAAGAACTGAGCCTTAGGCCGGGTTCTGAGACACAAAATAAGCCATTCTGGCTTATGAAGACAGAACAACAGGATGCCTATAGGTTCATTTGGAAATCAGTGATTACAACCCCTGGGGGTTTCAGGATCTCCAGCAAGAAGCAGGGTGTCTGAGAACTGCAGAAATGTCTCACAGGTAATGGAGGCAGGGTGTGTGAGCAGGGTAAGGACCTGCAGAAAGCCTATGGTTTGAGGAGGGTCTACTGGGACCTCAAAAGGGGAGCAGTCacttaaagagagagagattttgtctGCCAACACCCAGGATGCTCCTCTATTACCCTTGTGGAAAGAGAGCAGTTACTGAGTTCCCCAGCTAAGCCCTAAGAGTGTGGCCCAGAAGCCACCGTCTATGGCTGGCTGGTCCTCAGCCACACACTCTGAAGTCTTGACTCCAATGCCATCTTCTTACATCAACACCCTGGTCCCagctctcctgctcctcctctccctctctccacaccTGATGTGAACCCAAGACTTGTCCTCCAGGGCCTAAGTCAGTGTCTGCCCTCAGTCAGGCAGGATTCAGTGAAAAGCAGGAATGCCTTAGAACTGGGTAGGAGGAGGGAAGACTGACAAGCCAGAGGAAGGTGGAATACTCAGGAttggaggtggtgtgtgtgtgtgtggacagatCAGAAGTATGCTGGGAGGGAGCCTGGCTTTCCAGCTCTAGGATTCTGTCCCCCTCACCCCAAATCCACTTCCTGTTGGAGTGGGCTAATTcacatgtaatctcagcacttgggaggcagaaacgaAAGGAGCTTTTGCCACAAGCTCTAGGCCAGTCtaatctacagagaaagttccaggccagcaagactgtctcaaaataaattaaaaaaaacaaaaaacaaaaaaaaaacaaaaaacaaaggtatTACACATCCTCTCTGCTGCTCCTACATGCCCTTCCCACCCAGCCCTGGTTTCAGAAGCTGTCTCTGTGGCTCTTGGGCTACCTCCTGCCAGAAGCCCTCCTCCAGGCCTCAGATATGGCCCATAGCTTACCTGCTGAGGGAGCACTGAGCCCACCTGGCATGTGATGGATGCAGTACCTTAAAAACTGATGGTTTTGCTGCTGCAGAACTCCACATTCATCTACCCTTCCCAAGCTCACCAGCCTGGCCCCGCTCTGCCTGTCTTGTGAGAGCTCCCCTTGAGCTGCCAGAATCTGTTACTCCTGAGCAAGGAGCCTCCATGAACCTTTATGTCACCTTGGGAACAGCTTTTTAACCAGTGACTAATGGGCCTGGGGTGTGACCCTCAGGCTGACTCAGATCAGAGCTGTGTGCCTTACACTGTTGTCTAGCGTGTCTGCCACAGGACAGCTGGCCTCATAACACCCCATCACCGTCTGCTTTCCCTTCCATGCAACTTCCACATGCCCCCTGAAGTCTGTTCTCCCAGTGAAGGGGCAGCACATGATACTCAGCTGACAGTCTGTGTCTGGAAGAATTCACTGGGAGGTTTTCCTCCCAGAGCTTGTATCCTCATTACTTGCTCTGTCTCAGTTTTCAGTCAGTCAAATGGGTCTCAGCTTTCAGCCAGGAAGGGAGCCTCACCCTTGGTTGTAGGTGGTCAGGTACCGTTGATCTCTGTCCTGTTCATAGGAACTCCGAACGTAGCTGGGGTTGTTAAGAGTGAACCCTGTGGGCTCCTGCACAAGATGAGGACAGGGGGATGAAAGGTCAGGACTCAGGAGCATAGTTAGGGACTGGGACGGATGCAGCAGCCTTACCTTGTTCCCCACAGACTCCCTGCCAAGCAGGGCAACATTTGTCTGTTGCATCCGCTGGGGAGGCTGGTAGGCCCTGTGGCTCATGCTGGCAGGCTGTGCGCTTGGAGTAGGCATCTGTAAGGAGCAGAGTTGCAGGTCGAGAGGCTGTGAGGCTGGCTGAGGTCATATGatggagaaaggacagagagaggcCCTCCCACCCCTGGCCAAATTATCCCTTGCTTCAAAGCGCAGAGCTTCATCCCAGGCCCCAGCTTTATGCTCCATCTGCAACACCCTtcatctatctctgcctcttctccttcttccctgctGGGCCTCTGCCACTCACTCTGGGGTTCAAGGGCCTTTCATTCACTCGGCTGTATCCAGTGTCCCGATCAGAGCCTCTGGCCAGCACAGGGAGGAAGTCACTTCCCTGGAGGGAGCAAAGAAGTTGTGGGTACCACTCCTTCACAATTCCAAACCATGTACAACTGTTCCCATAGGTGGCCCTGGCCTGCCCCCAGCAGCACACAGCTTACCTGAGGGTGACTTATAGGGAGGTAGTCTGACTTGGTGATGCTCCGTCCTGGATGGAGGACCTGGAGAGGGATGCACAGTGGAAAAATCAGCCTAGCCTCCCTTTCCCCTCAGTGGCTTCCACACCCACTTAATCCAGTCTCCACTGTGTTAAGTGTGCAGAAGGGTTCTATACTGACAGATGTGACTGGGGTAACGGAGGAATAGGTAGAGTTTGGGTGGAATGACAAACCCCTGGTCCAGAATGGGAGCCAATAGGGAAGTTTCCCATCTGAGCCTTGAGCATCCTTGGCCTTGGCCCTTCACCTACTTGGACCTCAATATTGTCATCTATAAAGTGGGACTCTTAAGCACAGCAGTGGTGTTCTCTTGCCCTTTCATTCCATACTTGACTGGAAGGCTTTGTGTCCAAAGCTTTAAAAGTAACTACAGaaccccacccctctctccctaGTCTTGAGAATGTTGATGGTCCTGAGCCCACACTTACAGGGTCCCCAGGAAATGCCTGTGAGGGTGGCTGGAAGACAATGGGATTCTTGGTAGACTCTTCTGTGAAGCCAGTCTCTTCTTTGGAACCAATTGTCTTCTTAAGCAAGAGATCTGCAAAAGCCACAGCCCTCTGTGCTTCGTGGGACCACTTCAGTGTCCCACAGGAGAGGAATGGACTCCAGGGGCCAGGCAAGGAAAGCAGAAGGAAGGATAGGGACTGACAGGCAGAAGTATCTGCACTCAGACCCAAGTGACCCTGCTACAACAGCAGGACAGAGCACTGAAATCAGCCCAGGGACACAACTCCCTCAAGCCACCCAGTTGTAaatcctcctttcttcccatggTAGCTTCTGAGAACTGCACCAGCTCCAGCCCTGGAGTCTCCTAGGGGCTGGAGAAGGGAGGTGAAATTGGGAGGGCCTACCTGGGTGGTTCGGAGACTCCTTGATATACTTGGAATTGTACTCAGAAGTCATGAAACGTGGGCCCTGGAACATATAAGGCAGAACAATAGAATGCAGTGGGCCGGGGTGGAGCGTAGGCATTCTGTGTGGTGGTGGTAGCCCTTTGGATGTGTGCTAGGAGGAGACTATCAGAGCACCCCAACAGGCATCCAAGATGCCTGATGAGGCATGGCAGTCTCTCCAAATGCCTTCATGATAATTCCAAATCACACAGCACACTGAGTTCCTGGAAATGACCCTGAGGAACCCAGACAAAAGTGAGGGGTTCACAATGAAGAAggtaaattaatagaaaaaaaacatatcaGCTTGGTCATGGGACAGGGCATAGTGTGGCGGCCACTTTGATGCAGTTTGAGAACTATCAAATTGGAAATGCCTTGCtcggagagatagctcagcggttaagagcactgactgctcttccagaagtcccgagttcaattcccagcaaccacatggtggctcacaaccatctgtaataggatcgatccgatgtcctcttttggagtgtctgaagacagcaacagtgtactcatataaataataaaataaaatctttagaaggaaggaaggaaggaaggaagaaaagaaggaaggaagaagggaagaaagaaaaaaagaaagaaagagaaaagaaaaaagaaaatgccttgcTCTCTGCATTGTTTCAGGGTCTGAGTCCGTATGCAGTAGCCCCTGAGAGAGCAATCACCAACCTCTGCAGGAGGAGGTGGTGGGTGTGCCCCCTCCTCAGCCCTAGCAGATAATTCACTTACATAGTGAGAGTTCTCCCACTCCGTAGAGCCCTTGCCCTGCTGCTGGTGGATCAGGGGAACCTCCTTGGGTTCCAGTCCGGTGATTGTCTGAGGCCCGTGGTCCTGGGTGTCGAAGTGGACCTTCCTGACCTGGAGGAGAGAAAACATGTAACCATCCTGGCAGGAGAGCAAGCGAGGGCCAGTCACATTCCATCCTCCACACCTACAGCGGACCTTCGCAGCAGTCCGTGTGGCTGTTACAGTGACATTAGCGGGGCCCCTCCTGTATCACAGTTTGCAACACCTTGCTCACAGGGACTCTCATACCCTGACAGCAGTCCTTGGGGACTTTGGGTCCTCAGTGCTGCAGGCACTTAACCCCTTGCTGGGCCCCTCAATCAGAAACtcctgccccagggcctttgAACTCATAGCTGACACTGCTTGGAACACACATCCCTTAGGTAGCTGTGGCTAGAGGAATGGTAGTGTCTTGAACCCTGCCCAGTGTTTTTATGTTAACTTCTTTTCCAGCCTTTGGGCTTCtgctccatccctccttctctcatACTTTCTTTCCCTCTGCTCTCAGCCCttccacatttttaaattttattttttatttaaaaagaattattagcCAGgctgtgctggcacacacctttagtcccagcacttgagagacagaagcaggcagacctctgtgagttcaaggccagcctagtctacatagctgTATAGCTACTTCATGGACAGACAGgacgacacagagaaaccctgtctcaaaaagaaagaaagagagagagagagagagagagataaagaaagagagagagaaagaaaggaaggaagaaagaaagaaaccaaaaatgcagaaaaaagaTGTTAGTATCTTAAGTATCTGAGCTTGCCTATGCTATGTGTAGATAGGTGCTTACAAagaccagatgagggcatcagatgcccagGATCTggagttccagggactgaactcacatcctctggaagagcagcaaacactcttaaccttTGAACCACATCTCCTGCTATCATCATTGTCATTATTTAAATTGAGATTGGatctcatgtggcccaggctggccttaaactcgacgtgtagctaaggataactttgaactttttATCTTGctgcttccctctccccagtgctgggattacacatagACCACTATGCCTGATTCGTGAAGCACTGggggatggaactcagagccTCAGGAATGTTCAGCCAGCATGTTACCCACTGAGCACACTCCCtccagatttaaaaacatattcagaGTAGATTGCTTGGATGAACAGCTACCGTCCTCATGACCATGGTGGTGATTTGAATGGTGGTAATAATGATGACAGAAACGAAGAGGTCAGGGTGACTGTGACAGTGACCTCAAGGCAGTGAAGGTGGTGGCAAAGGGTTTGATTGTATGACTAGGATCCTGGTATCTGTGAGGATGGAGTAGGGGtgagggtggagacaggaagaggggcatGACAGAATAGCGGGGATGAAGATAGGACCACAGTGGGGACTGGCCCCTCACTCTACACTTTGGCTCTCCCATGCTacgtcttctcatctctgtgcaATGGGTGGGGATGCTATTCCCGCTTGCTAGAAGGAACCCATCCTGTCTTCCTGCACACATCCTGGGGCTCACTCCTTTCTAGCATGGGCCCAGCACTGACCTCCTTGGAAAGTGGTCCAGTGTTGAGCTTCTCTCGCCCATAGCCGGAGTTTGTCTGGTGCAGGTTCCAGGGCAGGGGTTGCTTGCCATCAGGCACTTCTAGGGGAGAGTAGCTCTGACTGGTCACAGACTTGGAAGTGTCACGGATTTGTTCCCTAAGGAGTGAGAGGAACAAAGAGATGGGACCTCCAGAGGCCACCTTCTTTGTTCTGGGGCTGAGGGCTGCATTACTTATTCCCAGAAGCTTCCATCTCTCCCATCCCTCTCCCAAATGTTTCAAGAGTCTTTCTTGGCCCTGGGGCCCAAACTAGGCAGCATACCCAGAGCCATTCAGCCTTGCTTTGGAGCCTGGGGCAATGACATCTCTAGTATTTAAGATCCAgcagggcagaggagggaggcacAGAGTAATGGAAAAAGTACCCCATGGCAGGATTGTCCAGGGTGTCCAGGTGTGGTTGGTAGGAGACCAGAGGCCGGTAGTTGGATTTGTAGCCCGTGCCTACATGGTTCCCCATGCGGGGCTTGAACTCCTCTCGACCTGACAAGCAGCAAGAAGGAAATAGGACCAAAGATCATCAGAAGGGTGAGGGGTAGCTTCCCAAAAAGAGCCAGCACCCACCAGGGCCACTAAGCCAGGGGAACACCTAACAACCTAGGTGATGGAGCTGTGTAGGCCTGGCCCTTGGAGGACTAGGATGCCAGAAAACAGAGCCAATGGCATGGGGTCGCAGAAACCATGTGGTAGACACACTGCTGTGACAGGACACACTGCCAGACAAGGCCAGCTTGATAGTGTGAACCCTTGGGATCAGAAAATAGAGCCACTCTGCTAGGATTGACCTAGAGGGTGTGCCtctcctggtccctcttcccatCCAGGGTCCTGAAGAGAGCACCCACATAGAGGAGTCCTCACCATAGGCTGTGCAGTAGCTGGTGGCATAAAACTTCAGAGGGTCAGAACATCCTCCCGAACTCATCTTCACATAAGGAGAGACAACCCCAAGAGGGAGTTTCCCCATCATGATGCTGTGAGGCAGGGCCCCACGGGCCTGAGAAGAAACCCAGGAGATCCTTAAGAATCCTGATCCGAGACTTCAACCCCAGCAGTGACAGTCAGTCTCCCCTCATAGACCCGAGTCATCCTCTtaggcccctgttcccatttctgGAGACTGCATCCCaagccaaacaaaaaaccatcttCAATTCTCACACTGGCATGTCTCTTACCAGCTCTCCAATGCCTGCATTTTAGAGCCAAGAAACTTTGATGCCAAGAAATTAACTGAAGCTCTTAACAAGGGACAGAGTGGACATTCAGACTTGGGGTATCTGACTCCTAGTCCTCTGGTCTGACCTCCTATATGTGCTTCTTAGAGAGTACATGACCAGATGACCGCCTGCCTGAGATTTCTCTCCTGCGAGAcatgccccaccccaaccctaTCTCTTACTCAGTTCtttccccacccacctccctctGGAAGTTGACTGTGCTCTCCTGTGGCCCTAGACAGCAGGCCCCACCCTCACCTACCCTCTGCAGCTAGCTCTGAGGTCGgcagaggccacaagaggctGGAGCTGCTCAAGAGAAGCTGGCCCTCCTGAGGTGGAGACGGCCAAACTAGAAGAAACAGAGTGTTGCTTAGCAACCAGCACCTAGCAACAGCGTCCCAAGCCTCTGAAGTCCTTCTCAAGCCATGGCCCACTGAGGGGCTGACCTGTCCAGGAAGGGAAGGCCAGGCATAGCACAAATTTGCCCCTGCCTCCATGGCTCTGGCCCACGCTGCCTGCACAAGACCACAAAGAGTTGCTTGTCTAACTGATGTGAAATAAAAGATTATCCTGTCATCTCTCCCATTTACAAAGTATCCACTTCTCACTGTGGATACTTTACATCGTTTATCCCCATCCTCCTGGTGGCTCTTCCAGGTAGCTATTATTATCCTCTCTTTGCTGGGGACCAAGAAGCTTAGATAGGCAAAGGAGCTGGACTGGCCAGAGaactcaaaaaaacacaaaaaggaaacaaaacactgccctcccccaaaagaaacaaaacagttgAGATTCCAGGTGGGTGGATCCTGATCCTACTCTTATGCCTCTTGGTAAATTAATGTTTACTATGCTCGGCT from Arvicanthis niloticus isolate mArvNil1 chromosome 1, mArvNil1.pat.X, whole genome shotgun sequence carries:
- the Saxo4 gene encoding stabilizer of axonemal microtubules 4; protein product: MMGKLPLGVVSPYVKMSSGGCSDPLKFYATSYCTAYGREEFKPRMGNHVGTGYKSNYRPLVSYQPHLDTLDNPAMGEQIRDTSKSVTSQSYSPLEVPDGKQPLPWNLHQTNSGYGREKLNTGPLSKEVRKVHFDTQDHGPQTITGLEPKEVPLIHQQQGKGSTEWENSHYGPRFMTSEYNSKYIKESPNHPDLLLKKTIGSKEETGFTEESTKNPIVFQPPSQAFPGDPVLHPGRSITKSDYLPISHPQGSDFLPVLARGSDRDTGYSRVNERPLNPRMPTPSAQPASMSHRAYQPPQRMQQTNVALLGRESVGNKEPTGFTLNNPSYVRSSYEQDRDQRYLTTYNQGYFENIPKGLDREGWTRGGIQPQKAGAYALSEPVTHMDSTPNPAETLRHLHPHVGRTLTSVDPFYRDTPHSSRYPASS